A single Comamonas sp. NLF-1-9 DNA region contains:
- a CDS encoding D-(-)-3-hydroxybutyrate oligomer hydrolase, with product MKNVIRLAAPAAVAMAALSACGGGDNFDWNVKPVWLGEVRSMAYDGVRDDLLTAGLGKSGLASAVAPAYADPLNPTAAELRRSAIYNNYRAMLDMTAAGGYGSFYGPNVDAQGKVTSGEGLVGGTETIAFADDGSGRQNVTLMVQVPDSFDPAKPCIITATASGSRGVYGAITTGEWGLKKGCAVAYSDKGTGAAPHDLENDTVPLIDGTRTTAAAAGKNAAFNAGLSAADLAAFNAATPKRYAFKHAHSQQNPEKDWGRSTLRAVEFAYWVLNERYGKVQDGKRLKTFTPANTITIASSISNGGGAAIAAAELDTQGLISGVAVSEPAIEMPANAGVTVQRGATTIAVTGKNLVDFTTVANLYQACAALAPSQASAPFAAGFAAGFATKALPIAPNRCASLKAAGLLTASSTEAQAEEALQKLEGYGWTPESRVLHASLAAFEVAPAVAVTFANALARASVKDKLCGFSYASTAATGAVNALPPLALAGMFATGNGVPPSGGINLVNNNGKLGAARDFLSMSSNGSFDWNLEGALCLRELVTGTSTSAKALQAGMQETQRSGNLHGKPAIIVHGRADALLPVNHTSRPYVALNGKVEGKSSNLRYIEVTNAQHFDSFIGLPTILPGYDSRYVPLHVYLNEALDAVYANLATGKPLPASQVVRTVARGGAPGSAPAITAANLPSIAATPAAADAITVSGGTIAIPD from the coding sequence ATGAAGAACGTGATTCGACTGGCGGCGCCCGCCGCTGTGGCCATGGCGGCGCTGAGCGCTTGTGGCGGGGGAGACAACTTCGACTGGAACGTGAAACCTGTCTGGCTGGGCGAGGTGCGCAGCATGGCCTATGACGGCGTGCGTGATGATTTGCTGACGGCGGGCCTGGGCAAGAGCGGCCTGGCTTCGGCCGTTGCGCCGGCGTATGCCGATCCGCTGAACCCCACTGCCGCCGAGCTGCGCCGCAGCGCCATCTACAACAACTACCGCGCCATGCTCGACATGACGGCGGCGGGCGGCTACGGCAGCTTCTACGGCCCCAACGTCGATGCGCAGGGCAAGGTCACGAGCGGCGAGGGCCTGGTCGGGGGCACCGAAACCATCGCCTTCGCCGATGATGGCAGCGGGCGCCAGAACGTCACGCTGATGGTGCAGGTGCCCGACAGCTTCGATCCGGCCAAGCCTTGCATCATCACCGCCACCGCGTCGGGTTCGCGCGGCGTCTATGGCGCCATCACCACGGGCGAATGGGGCCTGAAGAAGGGCTGTGCCGTCGCCTACAGCGACAAGGGCACGGGCGCTGCGCCGCACGACCTGGAAAACGACACCGTGCCGCTGATCGACGGCACGCGCACCACGGCGGCAGCGGCGGGCAAGAACGCCGCCTTCAACGCCGGGCTGTCGGCAGCGGATCTGGCCGCGTTCAACGCCGCCACGCCCAAGCGCTACGCCTTCAAGCACGCGCATTCGCAGCAAAACCCCGAGAAGGACTGGGGCCGCAGCACGCTGCGCGCAGTGGAATTCGCCTACTGGGTGCTCAACGAGCGCTACGGCAAGGTGCAGGACGGCAAGCGCCTGAAGACCTTCACTCCGGCCAACACCATCACCATTGCGTCCAGCATCTCCAACGGCGGCGGCGCCGCGATTGCGGCGGCCGAGCTGGATACGCAAGGCCTGATCAGCGGCGTGGCGGTGTCCGAGCCGGCCATCGAGATGCCCGCCAACGCCGGCGTGACGGTGCAGCGCGGCGCCACCACCATCGCCGTTACCGGCAAGAACCTGGTCGACTTCACCACGGTGGCCAACCTCTACCAGGCCTGCGCGGCGCTGGCGCCGTCGCAGGCGAGTGCGCCGTTTGCCGCCGGTTTTGCCGCAGGCTTTGCGACCAAGGCGCTGCCGATCGCGCCCAACCGCTGCGCCTCGCTCAAGGCCGCCGGGCTGCTCACGGCCAGCAGCACCGAGGCCCAAGCCGAAGAGGCGCTGCAGAAGCTGGAGGGCTATGGCTGGACGCCGGAATCCAGGGTGCTGCACGCCTCGCTTGCGGCCTTCGAGGTTGCGCCTGCGGTGGCCGTGACCTTTGCCAACGCTCTGGCGCGCGCCAGCGTCAAGGACAAGCTGTGCGGTTTCAGCTACGCCTCCACGGCGGCCACGGGCGCGGTGAACGCGCTGCCCCCGCTGGCGCTTGCGGGCATGTTCGCCACCGGCAACGGCGTGCCGCCGTCTGGCGGCATCAATCTGGTGAACAACAACGGCAAGCTCGGCGCCGCACGCGACTTCCTCTCGATGTCGTCCAACGGCAGCTTCGACTGGAACCTGGAAGGCGCGCTGTGCCTGCGCGAGCTCGTGACCGGTACCAGCACCAGTGCCAAGGCGCTGCAGGCCGGCATGCAGGAGACACAGCGCAGCGGCAACCTGCACGGCAAGCCCGCGATCATCGTGCACGGGCGCGCTGATGCGTTGCTGCCGGTCAACCACACCTCGCGCCCCTATGTCGCGCTCAACGGCAAGGTCGAGGGCAAGTCGAGCAATCTGCGCTACATCGAAGTGACGAACGCGCAGCACTTCGACAGCTTCATCGGCCTGCCGACCATCCTGCCGGGTTACGACAGCCGCTACGTGCCGCTGCATGTCTACCTGAATGAAGCGCTGGATGCGGTCTACGCCAACCTCGCGACGGGCAAGCCGCTGCCCGCCAGCCAGGTGGTGCGCACCGTGGCGCGGGGCGGTGCGCCGGGCAGCGCCCCGGCGATCACCGCGGCCAATCTGCCGTCCATCGCCGCCACTCCGGCCGCGGCCGACGCGATCACCGTGAGCGGCGGGACCATTGCCATTCCCGATTGA
- a CDS encoding ABC transporter ATP-binding protein, with amino-acid sequence MSDVLLELSGVHTHIGAYHILHGVDLVVPRGQVTLLLGRNGAGKTTTLRTIMGLWRASQGSIRLGGEDITRLDTPRIAQRNIAYVPENMGIFADLTVKENLLLAARGAANATQMDGERLQWIFGMFPAVQKFWNQAAGKLSGGQKQMVAVARAIVEPRDLLIVDEPSKGLAPAIINNMIAAFEQLKQGGVSILLVEQNIRFARKLGDGVAVMDNGRVVHAGPMAQLAQDEALQRSLLGLSL; translated from the coding sequence ATGAGCGACGTGCTGCTGGAACTCTCGGGCGTGCACACCCACATCGGCGCCTACCACATCCTGCACGGCGTGGACCTGGTGGTGCCGCGCGGGCAAGTCACGCTGCTGCTCGGGCGTAATGGCGCGGGCAAGACGACGACACTGCGCACCATCATGGGCTTGTGGCGTGCCTCGCAAGGCAGCATACGGCTGGGCGGCGAGGACATCACCCGGCTCGATACCCCGCGCATCGCGCAGCGCAACATTGCCTACGTGCCCGAGAACATGGGCATCTTTGCCGACCTCACGGTCAAGGAGAACCTGCTGCTGGCCGCGCGCGGGGCGGCGAACGCCACGCAAATGGATGGCGAGCGCCTGCAGTGGATCTTCGGCATGTTCCCGGCGGTGCAAAAGTTCTGGAACCAGGCGGCGGGCAAGCTCTCGGGCGGGCAAAAGCAGATGGTGGCCGTGGCGCGCGCCATCGTCGAGCCGCGCGATCTGCTCATCGTCGACGAGCCGAGCAAAGGCCTGGCGCCGGCCATCATCAACAACATGATTGCCGCCTTCGAGCAGCTCAAGCAGGGTGGCGTGAGCATTTTGCTGGTGGAGCAGAACATCCGCTTCGCCCGCAAGCTCGGCGATGGCGTGGCGGTCATGGACAACGGCCGCGTGGTGCACGCCGGACCCATGGCGCAACTGGCGCAGGACGAGGCGCTGCAGCGCTCGCTGCTGGGGCTGTCCTTATGA
- a CDS encoding ABC transporter ATP-binding protein — protein MLETRDLTIRFGGHVAVDAVSCRFAPGTLTAIVGPNGAGKTTYFNLISGQLKASSGSVHLNGRDLSALAPSERARAGLGRAFQLTNLFPNLPVLENVRLAVQAMQRGPHRRGLNLWSIWSDHGALTRRAGEILRSVALWERRDDAAASLPHGDQRKLEVALLMALQPQVYMFDEPTAGMSHDEAPVILNLIRALKKDKSKTILLVEHKMDVVRELADRIIVLTNGQLVADGAPAEVIASPVVQQAYLGVGAEEEAA, from the coding sequence ATGCTTGAAACCCGCGACCTGACGATACGCTTTGGCGGCCATGTGGCCGTCGATGCGGTGTCCTGCCGTTTTGCGCCGGGCACGCTCACGGCCATCGTCGGGCCCAATGGCGCGGGCAAGACCACCTACTTCAATCTGATCTCTGGCCAGCTCAAGGCCAGCAGCGGCAGCGTGCACCTGAACGGGCGCGATCTGAGCGCGCTGGCCCCGTCGGAGCGCGCGCGTGCGGGCCTGGGCAGGGCGTTTCAGCTGACCAACCTGTTTCCCAATCTGCCGGTGCTGGAGAACGTGCGCCTGGCGGTGCAGGCCATGCAGCGCGGGCCGCACCGCCGCGGCCTGAACCTGTGGAGCATCTGGAGCGACCACGGCGCGCTGACCCGCCGGGCCGGGGAGATTCTGCGCAGCGTGGCGCTCTGGGAGCGGCGCGACGATGCCGCCGCGAGCCTGCCGCACGGCGACCAGCGCAAGCTGGAAGTGGCGCTCTTGATGGCGCTGCAGCCGCAGGTCTACATGTTTGACGAGCCCACGGCCGGCATGAGCCACGACGAAGCGCCGGTGATCCTGAACCTGATCCGCGCGCTGAAAAAGGACAAGAGCAAGACCATTTTGCTCGTTGAGCACAAGATGGACGTGGTGCGCGAGCTGGCCGATCGCATCATCGTGCTGACCAATGGCCAGCTCGTGGCCGACGGCGCGCCGGCCGAGGTGATTGCCTCGCCCGTGGTGCAGCAGGCTTACCTGGGCGTGGGCGCCGAGGAGGAGGCTGCATGA
- a CDS encoding branched-chain amino acid ABC transporter permease — MLQRIFSGDLPRSRVLAVILLAVFVGLLLAPFVFPGVKALNVAAKVLVFAVLVASFDLLLGYTGIVSFAHTMFFGIGAYGIAIATTRLGPTWGALALGTLAALAVSLVLSLLIGLFSLRVRAIFFAMITLAVAAAFQTLASQLSDFTGGEDGLSFKIPELLSPSFEPFENPFLGVDIDGKIFCYYLLFVCALVLMLAMLRVVNSPFGRVLQAIRENEFRAEAIGYRVVVYRTLSSVISALFATLAGCMLALWLRYNGPETSLSFEIMMDVLLIVVIGGMGTIYGAAIGAVLFMVAQSYLQDLLRLASEAVSALPWLSALLSPDRWLLWLGLLFVLSVYYFPTGVVGRLRAARLP, encoded by the coding sequence ATGTTGCAACGCATCTTCTCGGGCGACCTTCCGCGCAGCCGCGTGCTGGCGGTGATTCTGCTGGCGGTGTTTGTCGGGCTGCTGCTTGCGCCCTTCGTGTTCCCCGGCGTGAAGGCGCTCAACGTAGCGGCCAAGGTGCTGGTGTTTGCCGTGCTGGTGGCAAGTTTTGACCTGCTGCTGGGCTACACCGGCATCGTGAGCTTTGCCCACACCATGTTCTTCGGCATCGGCGCCTACGGTATCGCGATCGCGACGACGCGCCTGGGGCCGACCTGGGGCGCGCTGGCGCTGGGCACGCTGGCGGCGCTGGCGGTGTCGCTGGTGCTGTCGCTGCTGATAGGGCTGTTTTCGCTGCGCGTGCGGGCGATCTTCTTCGCGATGATCACGCTGGCGGTGGCGGCGGCCTTCCAGACGCTGGCCTCGCAGCTGTCGGATTTCACCGGCGGCGAGGACGGCCTGAGCTTCAAGATCCCCGAGCTGCTCTCCCCGAGCTTTGAGCCGTTCGAGAACCCCTTCCTCGGCGTGGACATCGACGGAAAGATCTTCTGCTACTACCTGCTCTTCGTCTGCGCGCTGGTGTTGATGCTGGCCATGCTGCGCGTGGTGAATTCACCCTTCGGGCGCGTGCTGCAGGCCATCCGCGAGAACGAATTTCGCGCCGAGGCGATCGGCTACCGCGTGGTGGTCTATCGCACGCTCTCGAGCGTGATCTCGGCGCTGTTCGCGACGCTCGCGGGCTGCATGCTGGCGCTGTGGCTGCGCTACAACGGGCCGGAAACCTCGCTGTCCTTCGAGATCATGATGGACGTGCTGCTCATCGTCGTGATCGGCGGCATGGGCACGATCTACGGCGCGGCCATCGGCGCGGTGCTCTTCATGGTCGCGCAAAGCTATCTGCAAGACCTGCTGCGCCTGGCGAGCGAGGCGGTGAGCGCGCTGCCCTGGCTCTCCGCGCTGCTCTCGCCCGACCGCTGGCTGCTCTGGCTGGGGCTGCTCTTCGTGCTCTCGGTTTATTACTTTCCCACCGGCGTGGTGGGGCGGCTGCGCGCTGCGCGCCTGCCTTGA
- a CDS encoding branched-chain amino acid ABC transporter permease: MKTGELDWKPLALVPLLALVGLPLIGSPSTWLTLTVAGLAMGMIVFIIASGLTLIFGLMDVLNFGHGVFIALGAFVASSVLGLMGDWTGSGELWRNLLAVLPAMVVAMLVAGAVGIAFERFLVRPVYGDHLKQILITMGGMIIGEELIKVVWGPQQIPLPLPMGMRGSLLIGDAAIEKYRLVAVVVGLIVFAALLWVLSRTKVGLLIRAGVQDGEMVEALGYRIRRLFVGVFVAGSALAGLGGVMWGLYQQSVVPQMGNEVTILIFIVLIIGGLGSTGGALIGALLVGLMANYTGFLLPKVALFSNIALMVAILLWRPRGVYPLTER; encoded by the coding sequence ATGAAGACCGGCGAGCTCGACTGGAAGCCGCTTGCGCTGGTGCCGCTGCTGGCGCTCGTGGGGCTGCCGCTGATCGGTTCGCCCTCGACCTGGCTCACGCTCACCGTGGCGGGGCTGGCCATGGGCATGATCGTCTTCATCATCGCCTCCGGCCTGACGCTGATCTTCGGCCTGATGGACGTGCTCAATTTCGGCCACGGCGTGTTCATCGCACTCGGGGCCTTCGTTGCCAGCAGCGTGCTCGGGCTGATGGGCGACTGGACCGGCTCGGGCGAGCTGTGGCGCAACCTGCTGGCGGTGCTGCCCGCGATGGTCGTGGCCATGCTGGTGGCGGGGGCCGTGGGCATCGCCTTCGAGCGCTTTCTGGTGCGCCCGGTCTATGGCGACCATCTCAAGCAGATATTGATCACCATGGGCGGCATGATCATCGGCGAAGAGCTGATCAAGGTCGTCTGGGGGCCGCAGCAGATTCCGCTGCCGCTGCCCATGGGCATGCGCGGCTCGCTGCTCATCGGCGATGCGGCGATCGAAAAGTATCGGCTGGTCGCGGTGGTGGTCGGCCTCATCGTCTTTGCCGCGCTGCTCTGGGTGCTCTCGCGCACCAAGGTGGGCCTGCTGATACGCGCCGGCGTGCAGGACGGCGAGATGGTCGAGGCGCTGGGTTACCGCATTCGCCGCCTGTTCGTCGGCGTGTTCGTCGCGGGCAGCGCGCTCGCCGGCCTGGGCGGCGTGATGTGGGGGCTGTACCAGCAGAGCGTGGTGCCGCAGATGGGCAACGAGGTGACGATATTGATCTTCATCGTGCTCATCATCGGCGGTCTGGGCAGTACCGGCGGGGCGCTGATCGGGGCGCTGCTGGTGGGCCTGATGGCCAACTACACCGGCTTTCTGCTGCCGAAGGTGGCGCTGTTTTCCAACATCGCGCTGATGGTCGCCATCTTGCTGTGGCGCCCGCGCGGCGTCTATCCGCTGACCGAGCGCTGA